From Woronichinia naegeliana WA131, the proteins below share one genomic window:
- a CDS encoding ISKra4 family transposase, giving the protein MSGMAGKEVKNDLLENHGRKVALSYIQRLSEAVGSVVQAKEEAWSYAPPKEDSQIATVGIGLDGTCMLMCEDGYREAMVGTVSLYDSEGERQPTIYLGAAPEYGKKSFLERLEREIERAKNRYPEATLVGIADGAESNWKFLEKQTEEQILDFYHASGYLGALAEALHPNTVSKQKEWLTENCRELKHEKGKAGELLNLMKEVKEEKSHSKNLTEKLQAAITYYENHQHQMDYAEYLEKKYPIGSGVTEAACKTLVKQRLCCSGMRWKEKGAGIILSLRALVLTKERWSQFWAKLDQYGFPVEP; this is encoded by the coding sequence ATGTCAGGGATGGCAGGCAAAGAGGTGAAAAATGATTTATTAGAAAATCATGGTAGAAAAGTAGCGCTATCCTATATCCAAAGATTGAGTGAAGCAGTAGGAAGTGTGGTACAGGCAAAAGAAGAAGCGTGGAGTTATGCCCCGCCCAAGGAGGATAGCCAAATTGCAACAGTGGGAATAGGATTAGATGGAACCTGTATGCTGATGTGTGAGGATGGCTACCGTGAAGCAATGGTGGGAACCGTTTCCCTATACGATAGTGAAGGCGAACGTCAACCTACAATCTATCTAGGTGCGGCACCAGAGTATGGAAAAAAGAGTTTTCTAGAAAGATTGGAAAGAGAAATTGAGCGAGCGAAAAACCGTTATCCAGAGGCAACATTGGTCGGGATAGCAGACGGGGCAGAATCAAATTGGAAGTTTTTAGAAAAGCAAACGGAAGAACAGATATTAGATTTCTATCATGCCTCTGGTTACTTAGGTGCCTTGGCAGAAGCGTTGCATCCTAATACAGTGTCAAAACAAAAAGAATGGTTGACTGAAAATTGTCGAGAACTCAAGCATGAAAAAGGAAAAGCAGGAGAACTGCTAAATCTGATGAAAGAAGTCAAAGAAGAAAAAAGTCATTCTAAGAATCTTACCGAGAAACTACAAGCGGCGATTACTTATTACGAGAATCATCAGCATCAAATGGATTATGCTGAATACTTAGAGAAAAAGTATCCGATTGGTTCAGGTGTTACGGAAGCAGCTTGTAAGACGTTGGTCAAACAACGATTATGTTGTTCAGGGATGCGATGGAAGGAAAAAGGAGCAGGAATTATTTTGAGCCTACGAGCTTTGGTATTGACCAAGGAACGATGGAGTCAATTTTGGGCAAAACTTGATCAATATGGGTTCCCTGTAGAACCCTGA
- a CDS encoding IS1634 family transposase, which yields MTQLNVKNLDHLGIIAAIVDELGLVDYINEQLGENDRAKISAGLVVKAMILNGLGFINSPLYLFSRFFEDKPVEHLLGKGIKASDLNDDRLGRVLDLIFMAGISRLFLGICLKAVEIFKIVMKSSHLDSSSLSVQGEYKLSVEREDKESQIIHITHGYSKDKRPDLKQFVLNLVCWGDGDIPAFLELGDGNQSDKKEFAKLLKKFNEQWQFDGLYIADSALYSADNLQKLTGIYWLCSVPKTIREVQDAVSQLASEQFITTDLEGYRLTSLESEYGGVKQRWIVVDSEQKKALDLKQLTKKTEKATAQAQRQLEQLQRQEFACREDALTALSRWEKSLEWHLLQDLTVVEKCHYGHRGKPRPHEQPIRRSYHAQATFSLNSAKVQASERAAGRFVLATNQLDGDSLSDEQLLVHYKQQQGVERGFRFLKDPLFLASSVFLKTPERIMALSFIMVLCLLVYSLGQRKLRLALAEQEETVPNQLGKPTQRPTLRWIFQTLRGIHWVVLDNCPQIINLTLERERILRFFGATTCQYYLLS from the coding sequence ATGACCCAATTAAACGTTAAAAATCTCGACCATTTAGGAATAATCGCGGCGATAGTTGATGAACTAGGTCTAGTGGATTATATCAATGAACAACTAGGAGAAAATGACCGTGCTAAAATCAGTGCGGGTCTGGTAGTGAAAGCGATGATTCTCAATGGCTTAGGCTTTATCAACTCTCCTTTATATTTGTTCAGTCGTTTTTTTGAAGATAAACCAGTAGAACATCTTTTAGGAAAAGGAATAAAAGCCAGCGACCTGAATGATGACCGTTTAGGGAGAGTCTTAGATTTAATCTTTATGGCCGGCATCAGCCGTTTGTTTCTCGGAATTTGTCTAAAAGCCGTAGAAATCTTCAAAATAGTGATGAAAAGTTCCCATTTAGACTCCAGTTCATTATCGGTACAAGGGGAATATAAATTATCGGTGGAGAGAGAAGACAAAGAAAGCCAAATAATCCATATCACTCATGGCTATTCAAAGGATAAGCGACCAGACTTGAAACAATTTGTCTTGAATCTAGTCTGTTGGGGGGATGGCGACATTCCCGCTTTTCTCGAATTAGGAGATGGCAATCAAAGTGATAAAAAAGAGTTTGCTAAACTCTTGAAAAAGTTCAATGAGCAGTGGCAATTCGATGGTTTGTATATAGCAGATTCAGCCTTATACAGTGCCGATAACTTGCAAAAGTTAACCGGCATATACTGGTTATGTTCTGTGCCGAAAACGATTAGAGAAGTGCAGGATGCGGTCAGTCAATTAGCCTCGGAGCAATTCATCACAACTGATTTAGAGGGCTATCGTCTTACCTCCTTAGAAAGTGAATATGGGGGAGTCAAACAACGTTGGATAGTGGTAGATAGCGAGCAAAAAAAAGCTTTAGACCTCAAACAACTGACGAAGAAGACAGAGAAAGCAACGGCTCAAGCTCAAAGACAATTAGAACAATTACAGCGTCAGGAATTTGCTTGTCGGGAGGATGCTTTAACCGCCCTGAGCCGATGGGAGAAGAGTTTAGAATGGCATCTTCTTCAAGACCTAACTGTCGTCGAAAAATGTCATTACGGTCATCGAGGTAAACCCCGTCCCCATGAACAGCCCATTCGTCGTAGCTATCATGCCCAAGCCACTTTCAGCCTCAATAGTGCGAAAGTTCAAGCTTCAGAGCGGGCAGCAGGACGTTTTGTCTTGGCGACGAATCAGCTAGATGGAGACTCTTTGAGCGATGAGCAACTGCTTGTCCACTACAAGCAACAGCAAGGGGTAGAGCGAGGTTTTCGCTTCCTTAAAGACCCTCTGTTTTTGGCGTCCAGTGTTTTTCTCAAAACCCCTGAGCGGATTATGGCATTGAGTTTCATCATGGTGTTGTGTTTACTGGTGTACAGCTTGGGACAACGTAAACTGAGACTGGCTCTGGCAGAGCAGGAGGAGACTGTGCCTAATCAGTTGGGAAAGCCGACTCAGCGTCCGACACTGCGTTGGATTTTTCAGACTTTGAGGGGGATTCATTGGGTTGTACTGGATAATTGTCCCCAAATAATCAATCTAACGCTTGAGCGAGAGAGGATTTTGCGCTTTTTTGGGGCTACTACTTGTCAGTATTATCTTTTGTCATAA
- a CDS encoding IS1 family transposase, whose amino-acid sequence MSILKKSSMEILNDVGLCQEKEDALFKKNCPHCYSENVKIHSHYQTKGNGERKMFICQECSSCFAETYGSVIAGLETPLSEIVKVLKARMEGIGLNAAARAFGYAKTTILNWEKKLSGLQETLFLYALVNEFVKLVIEGDELYTKVGKNKEASASEGWTIVLMERASRFIWHLKCGRKEQKLFLEAMMTVAELFERSAESLQLFTDGEKRYSQLLFDICHEVLRTGKRGRPTKVLPKGMVVRLKNKSSKRRDSEGKLKKVETPKPEHPETTEKPEEKDIHANHVEAFNSAIRRYLAAFRRRTNTYAKSVVGLQRVLDIFWMVHNFVRSHFTTREVPAVALGIIEKGLTWEDLLQIRLIS is encoded by the coding sequence ATGTCAATATTAAAGAAAAGCTCTATGGAAATCCTGAATGATGTTGGCTTGTGCCAAGAGAAAGAGGATGCCTTATTCAAGAAAAACTGTCCTCATTGCTATAGTGAAAACGTAAAAATACATTCTCATTATCAAACGAAAGGTAACGGGGAACGTAAAATGTTCATTTGTCAAGAATGTAGTTCTTGTTTTGCTGAGACTTATGGTAGCGTAATCGCTGGCTTAGAAACCCCATTAAGTGAAATTGTAAAAGTATTAAAAGCCAGAATGGAAGGAATAGGATTAAATGCAGCAGCCCGAGCATTCGGCTACGCAAAAACAACAATATTGAATTGGGAAAAGAAATTATCAGGATTACAAGAGACATTATTTTTATACGCCTTAGTGAATGAATTTGTTAAATTAGTAATAGAAGGGGATGAACTATACACAAAAGTTGGAAAAAATAAAGAAGCAAGTGCCTCTGAGGGGTGGACAATCGTGCTCATGGAGAGGGCTAGCCGCTTTATTTGGCATTTAAAATGTGGTCGAAAAGAGCAGAAATTATTTCTAGAAGCAATGATGACGGTAGCGGAATTATTTGAAAGGAGTGCAGAATCTCTCCAGTTATTTACAGATGGAGAAAAGCGATATAGTCAACTGCTATTTGATATTTGTCACGAAGTATTAAGGACTGGAAAGCGAGGTCGTCCCACCAAAGTATTACCGAAAGGTATGGTGGTAAGACTAAAAAATAAGAGTAGTAAACGTCGAGATTCTGAGGGTAAACTAAAGAAAGTAGAAACTCCGAAACCAGAACATCCAGAGACAACAGAAAAACCAGAAGAAAAGGATATCCATGCCAACCACGTTGAGGCATTTAATAGTGCTATCCGACGCTATTTAGCCGCCTTTCGTCGTCGTACAAATACTTATGCTAAATCTGTTGTGGGATTACAGCGAGTCCTAGATATTTTCTGGATGGTTCATAACTTTGTTCGCAGCCATTTTACGACTAGAGAAGTTCCTGCTGTAGCTCTCGGTATAATTGAAAAAGGGTTAACTTGGGAGGACTTACTCCAAATTCGCCTGATTTCTTGA
- a CDS encoding cyanophycinase translates to MPFPTKTAVLIIGGAEDKVHGREILHTFWTRSGGPEATIAIIPSASREPVLIGQRYQQIFEEMGAKSIKVMDIRDRVQGEDAFFQAFVEECTGVFMTGGDQLRLCGLLADTPLMERIRQRVQLGQISLAGTSAGAAVMGHHMIAGGSSGEWPNRALVDMAMGLGIVPEIIVDQHFHNRNRMARLLSAISNHPERLGIGIDEDTCAMFERDGLVQVIGQGTVTFVDAREMTYSNAGEVGPNNPLSFHNLRLHILSHGEAYHLRQYKPLGKIG, encoded by the coding sequence ATGCCCTTCCCGACAAAAACTGCCGTCTTGATTATTGGCGGTGCTGAAGACAAGGTTCACGGACGTGAAATTCTGCATACCTTTTGGACAAGATCTGGTGGCCCAGAAGCAACCATTGCCATTATTCCCTCTGCTTCTAGAGAACCTGTCCTGATTGGTCAACGCTATCAGCAGATCTTTGAAGAGATGGGAGCCAAATCGATTAAGGTCATGGATATTCGGGATCGCGTTCAGGGAGAAGATGCCTTCTTTCAAGCCTTTGTTGAAGAATGTACAGGGGTATTTATGACCGGCGGTGATCAACTGCGACTCTGCGGACTCTTGGCCGATACGCCTCTCATGGAACGCATTCGTCAACGGGTGCAATTGGGACAAATTAGCTTGGCTGGAACCAGTGCCGGAGCGGCTGTTATGGGCCATCATATGATTGCTGGGGGGAGTAGTGGAGAATGGCCTAATCGTGCCCTAGTCGATATGGCGATGGGACTAGGGATTGTTCCCGAAATTATTGTGGATCAGCATTTCCATAATCGTAACCGCATGGCCCGTTTGTTAAGTGCTATTTCCAATCACCCGGAACGTCTCGGAATTGGTATTGACGAGGACACCTGCGCGATGTTTGAGCGAGATGGATTAGTTCAAGTTATTGGGCAAGGGACAGTTACTTTTGTGGATGCGCGGGAAATGACCTATAGCAATGCGGGGGAAGTTGGCCCCAATAATCCCCTTAGTTTCCATAACTTGCGGTTACACATCCTTTCTCATGGAGAGGCCTATCATCTTCGTCAATATAAGCCTTTGGGTAAAATAGGTTGA
- a CDS encoding ISAs1 family transposase — protein sequence MKLRPKYRLVEHFAEIDDPRIERTKRHKLIDILTIAILAVICGAEGWVAMESFGKAKHQWLKKILELPNGIPSDDTFARVFASLNPEQFQDCFLHWVKSIAEVSEGEVIAIDGKTLRHSYDNANGKGAIQMVSAWATANRLVLGQCKVESKSNEITAIPKLLKMLEVKGCIVTIDAMGTQTKIAQQIVGRGGDYVLALKGNQGNLCEDVEQLFAHAQSINFVGIKHDFHQTIDKGHGRIEIRRCWTMEQTEFLLGGEKWAKLTSICMIKAERRLKDKTEYETRYYISSLPSNAQKLSQSVRSHWLIENSLHWVLDLAFNEDACRIRKDFAPENLAVLRHIALNLLTKENTLKLGIKNKRLRAGWDEDYLLKVLLG from the coding sequence ATGAAACTCCGACCCAAATATAGACTGGTAGAACACTTTGCCGAAATAGATGACCCTCGCATCGAACGAACAAAACGGCATAAACTCATTGATATTCTAACGATTGCCATCTTAGCCGTCATTTGTGGAGCAGAAGGTTGGGTAGCCATGGAAAGTTTCGGCAAGGCTAAACATCAATGGCTAAAAAAAATTTTGGAATTGCCAAATGGCATCCCCTCCGACGATACGTTTGCGCGTGTATTTGCTAGTCTGAATCCAGAGCAATTTCAAGACTGTTTTCTGCATTGGGTCAAAAGTATAGCGGAGGTAAGTGAAGGGGAAGTGATAGCGATTGACGGCAAAACCCTTCGCCACTCCTATGATAATGCCAACGGAAAGGGCGCAATTCAGATGGTAAGTGCATGGGCAACAGCAAATCGTCTAGTACTAGGACAGTGCAAGGTGGAAAGCAAATCGAATGAAATCACGGCGATACCCAAACTCCTGAAAATGCTAGAGGTCAAAGGTTGTATCGTAACGATTGATGCCATGGGAACTCAGACAAAGATTGCCCAACAGATAGTAGGGCGAGGGGGAGATTATGTTTTGGCATTGAAAGGCAATCAAGGTAATCTATGTGAGGATGTTGAACAATTATTTGCTCATGCTCAATCGATTAATTTTGTGGGAATTAAGCATGATTTCCATCAAACAATAGACAAGGGACATGGACGGATTGAAATTCGCCGTTGCTGGACGATGGAACAAACAGAATTTTTGCTGGGTGGGGAGAAATGGGCAAAGTTGACGAGCATCTGTATGATTAAAGCGGAGAGACGATTGAAAGACAAAACAGAGTATGAGACTCGCTACTATATCAGTAGCCTGCCGAGTAATGCTCAAAAATTATCCCAATCTGTTCGTAGTCATTGGTTGATAGAAAACTCTTTACATTGGGTTCTAGACTTGGCCTTCAATGAGGATGCTTGTCGCATTCGTAAGGATTTTGCTCCTGAGAATTTAGCCGTCTTACGCCATATCGCTCTTAACTTGCTCACAAAGGAAAATACTCTGAAACTTGGTATCAAGAATAAACGGCTACGCGCTGGTTGGGACGAGGACTATCTCCTTAAGGTTTTACTCGGATAA
- the cphA gene encoding cyanophycin synthetase has product MKILKTLTLRGPNYWSVRRNKLIVMRLDLEDLAEKPSNEIPGFYQGLIGVLPSLVEHFCSPGHRGGFLERVQEGTYMGHIIEHIALELQEMVGMTAGFGRTRETATPGVYNVVYEYVEEQAGRYAGRAAVRLCQAIVDTGTYPQEELERDLTDLRDLQANSALGPSTDTIVTEADARKIPWMLLSARAMVQLGYGIYQQRIQATLSSYSGILGVELACDKEGTKTMLQEAGIPVPRGTTIQYFEDLQDAITDVGGYPIVIKPLDGNHGRGITIDITNWEQAIAAYDLATEQSKSRSIIIERYYQGSDHRVLVVNGKLVAVAERIPAHVVGDGRSSIEELIEITNQDPNRGDGHDNVLTKIVVNKTALDVLDRQGYQLSSVLKSGETAYLRATANLSTGGIAVDRTDDIHPENVWLMERVAKVIGLDIAGIDVVTSDISKPLRETNGVIVEVNAAPGFRMHVSPSRGLSRNVAAPVLDMLFPPGTPSRVPIVAVTGTNGKTTTTRLIAHIYRQTGKTVGFTTTDAIYINEFLVEKGDNTGPQSAGVILRDPTVEVAVLETARGGILRSGLAFDSCDVGVVLNVAADHLGLGDINTIEQMAKVKSVIAEVVSPQGYAVLNADDPLVAAMADNVKGKVAYFAMNPDNPIIKSHIRREGMAAVYENGYLSIMEGKWTLRIEQATQIPMTMGGMAPFMIANALAACLAAFVNGVDIEEIRQGVRTFKTSSEQTPGRMNLFNLDSYHVLVDYAHNPAGYEAVGGFVRNWQGQRLGVVGGPGDRRDEDLIELGEIAARIFDRIIIKEDDDKRGRDQGEVADLILKGVVQTNPNVQVETMLQETEALETALNQVERGGLVVIFPESVGKAIEQIQKRNPIE; this is encoded by the coding sequence ATGAAAATTCTGAAAACCCTCACATTACGCGGCCCCAACTACTGGAGTGTCCGACGTAACAAGCTCATCGTAATGCGCCTAGATCTAGAAGATCTTGCGGAGAAGCCATCTAATGAAATTCCTGGATTTTATCAAGGTCTCATTGGGGTTTTACCCAGTCTAGTGGAGCATTTTTGTTCACCAGGTCATCGAGGTGGATTTCTAGAACGGGTACAGGAAGGAACCTACATGGGGCATATTATTGAGCATATTGCCCTCGAACTCCAGGAAATGGTGGGGATGACCGCCGGTTTTGGCCGTACTCGTGAAACTGCTACGCCTGGAGTTTATAACGTTGTCTATGAATATGTCGAAGAACAGGCAGGACGCTATGCCGGCAGAGCAGCAGTTCGTCTTTGCCAAGCGATTGTGGACACGGGAACCTATCCCCAGGAAGAACTAGAACGGGATCTGACTGATCTCAGAGATTTGCAAGCCAATTCGGCCCTAGGCCCCAGTACCGACACCATTGTCACCGAAGCCGACGCGCGAAAAATTCCCTGGATGTTACTCAGTGCCAGGGCAATGGTACAATTGGGTTACGGTATTTATCAGCAACGCATTCAAGCCACCTTGAGTTCCTATTCCGGTATTTTGGGGGTAGAACTGGCCTGTGATAAGGAAGGCACGAAAACCATGCTTCAGGAGGCAGGTATTCCAGTTCCTCGTGGTACGACTATCCAATATTTTGAAGATCTTCAGGATGCCATTACCGATGTGGGGGGCTATCCCATTGTCATTAAACCCTTAGATGGCAATCACGGTCGCGGTATCACCATTGATATCACCAACTGGGAGCAAGCGATCGCTGCCTATGATCTAGCCACAGAACAATCTAAAAGCCGCTCCATTATTATTGAACGCTATTATCAAGGGAGTGACCATCGAGTATTGGTCGTTAATGGCAAATTAGTCGCTGTTGCCGAACGGATTCCAGCCCATGTGGTGGGGGATGGTCGCTCCAGCATCGAAGAATTGATTGAAATTACCAACCAAGATCCCAATCGAGGCGATGGCCATGACAATGTGTTAACCAAAATTGTGGTCAATAAAACGGCCCTGGATGTCCTTGATCGTCAGGGTTATCAACTCAGTAGCGTCTTAAAGTCAGGCGAAACGGCTTACCTACGGGCGACAGCCAATCTCAGCACCGGCGGCATTGCAGTGGATCGCACCGATGATATTCATCCTGAAAATGTTTGGTTGATGGAACGAGTGGCCAAGGTCATTGGACTCGATATTGCCGGGATTGATGTGGTTACATCCGATATTTCTAAACCCTTACGGGAGACGAACGGGGTAATTGTGGAAGTGAACGCGGCCCCTGGCTTCCGAATGCATGTTTCCCCCAGTCGCGGTCTGTCTCGTAATGTGGCGGCTCCGGTTTTAGATATGCTTTTCCCGCCTGGTACACCGAGTCGAGTCCCGATCGTGGCCGTGACCGGAACCAATGGCAAGACCACCACAACCCGCTTGATTGCCCATATCTACCGACAAACTGGCAAAACAGTGGGTTTTACGACTACCGATGCCATTTATATCAATGAGTTTCTCGTGGAGAAAGGCGATAATACTGGCCCCCAAAGTGCCGGAGTAATTCTGCGCGATCCGACGGTGGAAGTGGCGGTATTAGAAACTGCTAGGGGTGGGATTTTGCGCTCAGGTTTAGCCTTTGATAGTTGCGATGTGGGGGTAGTGCTCAATGTGGCGGCGGATCACCTGGGGTTAGGGGATATTAATACTATTGAACAGATGGCCAAGGTTAAAAGCGTGATTGCGGAAGTCGTCAGTCCCCAGGGCTACGCCGTACTTAATGCCGATGATCCTCTCGTCGCCGCCATGGCTGATAACGTTAAGGGTAAAGTGGCTTACTTTGCCATGAATCCTGATAATCCGATCATTAAGAGCCATATTCGACGAGAAGGAATGGCGGCGGTTTATGAAAATGGCTATCTCTCGATTATGGAGGGCAAATGGACGTTACGCATTGAGCAGGCGACCCAAATTCCGATGACGATGGGAGGGATGGCTCCCTTTATGATTGCTAATGCTTTAGCGGCTTGTTTAGCTGCTTTTGTAAATGGGGTCGATATTGAAGAGATTCGTCAGGGAGTCCGAACCTTTAAAACCTCATCAGAACAAACCCCTGGCCGCATGAATCTGTTTAATCTGGATTCCTATCATGTTCTCGTTGATTATGCCCATAATCCGGCTGGTTATGAAGCAGTGGGTGGTTTTGTTCGTAATTGGCAGGGTCAACGCTTAGGGGTTGTGGGTGGCCCTGGCGATCGCCGCGATGAGGATTTAATTGAACTAGGCGAAATTGCTGCTCGTATTTTTGATCGCATTATTATCAAAGAGGATGATGATAAACGGGGACGGGATCAGGGAGAAGTGGCCGATTTAATCCTCAAGGGTGTTGTGCAAACTAATCCTAATGTCCAGGTTGAAACTATGCTTCAAGAAACAGAGGCTCTAGAAACGGCACTCAATCAAGTAGAACGGGGCGGCTTGGTGGTTATTTTCCCCGAAAGTGTGGGTAAGGCGATCGAACAGATTCAAAAACGTAATCCGATTGAATAA
- the trmD gene encoding tRNA (guanosine(37)-N1)-methyltransferase TrmD, which produces MQIDIISLFPEFFASPLQSGLLGKALAKAIAAVNVINPRDFTTDKHHRADDEPYGGGVGMVLKLEPIFAAVESISFLPKREIILLTPQGETLTQPLLQELVTYDQLILICGHYEGIDERISHLITREISLGDFVLTCGEIPALALVNGVVRLLPGTVGKEESLKLESFESDLLDYPHYTRPAVFRGWEVPPVLRSGNHQAIAEWRQQQQQDRTQKRRPDLWQRWLDKTQSS; this is translated from the coding sequence GTGCAGATTGATATTATTAGTCTTTTTCCTGAATTTTTTGCGTCTCCCTTGCAATCCGGGTTATTAGGAAAGGCCCTAGCTAAGGCGATCGCCGCCGTTAACGTCATTAATCCGAGGGATTTTACCACCGATAAACACCATCGTGCTGATGATGAACCCTATGGTGGGGGCGTTGGCATGGTACTAAAACTGGAGCCAATTTTTGCGGCCGTGGAATCGATTTCTTTCCTACCGAAACGGGAGATTATTTTGCTCACTCCCCAGGGAGAAACCTTAACTCAACCCCTTTTACAAGAATTAGTAACCTACGATCAGCTGATTCTGATTTGTGGCCATTACGAAGGCATTGACGAACGGATCAGTCATTTGATTACACGGGAAATTTCCCTCGGTGATTTTGTGCTTACCTGTGGTGAAATTCCGGCCTTAGCTCTAGTCAATGGTGTGGTGCGCTTATTACCTGGAACGGTGGGCAAAGAAGAGTCTTTAAAATTAGAAAGTTTTGAAAGTGATTTACTGGATTATCCCCACTACACGCGCCCTGCTGTTTTTCGCGGTTGGGAAGTTCCCCCTGTATTACGCTCTGGCAATCACCAGGCGATCGCCGAGTGGCGACAACAACAACAACAGGATCGGACACAAAAACGGCGACCTGATTTATGGCAACGCTGGTTGGACAAGACTCAATCAAGCTAA
- a CDS encoding ferrous iron transport protein A, translated as MQIIIINLKLMTLLDLSVGKIALVDQVNLGLYGKGLAARLEAMGIIPNKPIRVLRKSWLGGPLHIRVGTTTEIAIRRQEAKNILIQSHN; from the coding sequence TTGCAAATAATTATCATTAACCTCAAACTAATGACCCTCTTAGACCTTTCTGTTGGTAAAATCGCCCTCGTAGATCAAGTTAATTTAGGCTTATATGGCAAGGGTTTAGCCGCTCGTCTAGAAGCAATGGGAATTATTCCTAATAAACCGATTCGAGTCTTACGGAAAAGTTGGTTGGGCGGGCCACTTCATATTCGGGTAGGAACAACGACCGAAATTGCTATTCGTCGTCAAGAAGCGAAAAACATCCTTATTCAATCCCATAACTAA